The proteins below come from a single Zhouia spongiae genomic window:
- a CDS encoding phosphoribosylaminoimidazolesuccinocarboxamide synthase: MSNTITKTDFQFPGQKSVYHGKVREVYNINDNLLVMIATDRISAFDVVMPKGIPYKGQILNQIATKFMEQTKDIVPNWLVATPDPNVAVGHLCEPFKVEMVIRGYLSGHAAREYKAGKRILCGVAMPEGMKENDKFPEPIITPATKAEQGEHDEDISREEILSRGIVAQEDYELLEKYTRELFRRGTEIAAERGLILVDTKYEFGKTKDGKIVLIDEIHTPDSSRYFYVDGYQERQDKNEPQKQLSKEFVRQWLIENGFQGKEGQQLPEMSDAYVQTVSERYIELYENIMGEDFVKADVSDIEDRIAVNVEEFLKIK; the protein is encoded by the coding sequence ATGAGCAATACAATTACAAAAACTGATTTTCAATTTCCAGGACAGAAAAGTGTATATCACGGCAAGGTAAGGGAGGTATATAATATTAACGATAACCTGTTGGTGATGATCGCTACCGACAGGATTTCTGCTTTCGACGTAGTAATGCCAAAAGGAATTCCTTATAAAGGGCAAATACTAAATCAGATAGCTACCAAGTTTATGGAGCAAACAAAGGACATTGTGCCCAATTGGTTGGTAGCAACGCCTGATCCCAATGTTGCTGTCGGACATCTTTGTGAGCCTTTTAAGGTGGAAATGGTCATTCGGGGGTATTTATCCGGTCATGCTGCCAGAGAATACAAAGCAGGTAAAAGAATTTTGTGTGGAGTGGCAATGCCGGAAGGGATGAAAGAAAATGATAAATTTCCCGAGCCTATTATAACTCCTGCCACTAAAGCAGAACAGGGAGAGCACGATGAAGATATTTCGCGTGAAGAGATTCTGAGCAGAGGTATTGTAGCTCAAGAAGATTATGAATTATTAGAGAAGTATACGCGGGAATTATTTAGGAGAGGTACTGAAATAGCTGCGGAGAGAGGTTTGATATTGGTAGACACCAAATATGAATTCGGAAAAACGAAAGATGGCAAGATTGTCTTGATTGATGAGATTCATACACCGGATTCGTCAAGGTATTTTTATGTGGACGGGTATCAGGAACGCCAGGATAAGAATGAGCCCCAAAAACAGCTGTCTAAAGAGTTTGTAAGACAGTGGCTTATAGAAAATGGTTTTCAGGGAAAAGAAGGTCAGCAGCTGCCGGAAATGAGCGATGCCTATGTACAAACGGTTTCAGAAAGGTACATAGAACTTTATGAGAATATTATGGGGGAGGATTTTGTAAAGGCGGATGTATCGGATATAGAAGATCGCATTGCCGTGAATGTTGAAGAGTTTTTGAAAATCAAATAA
- the gldF gene encoding gliding motility-associated ABC transporter permease subunit GldF yields the protein MTTILKREINSFFASPIAYLVVGAFLLLNSLFLWVFKGNFNIFDNGFADLNSFFQLSPWILIFLIPSITMKSFSDEKKLGTLELLLTKPISPLEIVLGKYLGAFILTIITLLPTLLYVVTIWKLGNPTGNIDMGSTIGSYSGLLFLSASYTSIGIFTSTLSGNQIVAFIMAVLICFIFYYGFEGISGLFGNKASFLTDIGMKVHFDSISRGVIDSRDLIYFVSVCILFIVLTTLKITPKQPS from the coding sequence ATGACTACCATTTTAAAACGTGAAATAAACAGCTTCTTTGCATCGCCTATCGCCTATTTGGTCGTTGGTGCTTTTTTATTGCTTAACTCGTTATTCCTCTGGGTTTTTAAGGGAAATTTCAATATATTCGATAATGGTTTTGCCGATCTTAACAGCTTCTTTCAGCTATCTCCATGGATCCTCATTTTTCTTATACCATCCATTACCATGAAGAGCTTCTCCGATGAAAAAAAATTGGGAACACTGGAACTATTACTCACCAAACCCATTAGTCCGTTAGAAATTGTATTAGGAAAATACCTGGGAGCCTTTATTCTTACCATTATTACTTTATTACCGACATTACTCTATGTGGTCACCATCTGGAAACTCGGTAACCCGACTGGAAATATCGATATGGGAAGCACTATAGGATCTTATTCGGGCTTGCTATTTCTATCGGCTTCATATACGTCGATTGGGATCTTTACATCTACGCTGTCCGGTAATCAGATTGTTGCGTTTATCATGGCCGTTCTTATTTGCTTTATATTCTATTACGGGTTTGAAGGTATTTCAGGCCTTTTCGGAAACAAGGCCTCCTTTCTTACGGACATTGGTATGAAGGTACATTTTGACAGTATTTCAAGAGGGGTTATAGACTCCAGAGACCTTATCTACTTCGTAAGTGTCTGTATTCTTTTTATTGTTTTAACTACCTTAAAAATAACTCCTAAACAGCCATCGTAA
- a CDS encoding SAM hydrolase/SAM-dependent halogenase family protein, which translates to MPIITLTTDFGEKDHFVGAIKGAIYNESENLKIVDITHSINPFNIQEAAYILQNAYQSFPKGSIHIIGVDAELNAENKHIAVKLNEHFFIGADNGILTLLASEFRPEKVVEINIHDRVESVFPVLDVFVKVAAHIARGGTLEVIGKVTDRLKPIKQLMPIVSSDQTQISGNVIYIDNYGNVVTNISKKLFNGIQKNRKFELSARNHKFTVIYDKYSDIVNFNLDDNKRDYDGKKLAIFNSQNNIEIAIYRSNLNTVGGASSLLGLDYRDTVSIKFIED; encoded by the coding sequence ATGCCCATTATTACTTTAACAACCGATTTTGGAGAGAAAGATCACTTTGTTGGAGCTATAAAGGGTGCTATCTATAACGAATCTGAGAATTTAAAAATTGTTGATATCACTCACAGTATTAATCCGTTTAATATTCAGGAAGCTGCTTATATACTGCAAAATGCATATCAAAGTTTCCCCAAAGGGAGTATTCATATTATCGGGGTAGATGCAGAACTTAACGCCGAGAACAAACATATAGCCGTAAAGCTTAATGAACATTTTTTTATTGGGGCCGACAATGGCATTTTAACGCTTTTAGCTTCTGAATTCCGTCCGGAAAAAGTAGTCGAAATCAATATACATGACCGGGTAGAAAGTGTTTTTCCCGTGCTTGATGTTTTTGTTAAAGTAGCCGCTCATATAGCCCGCGGCGGAACGCTGGAGGTAATAGGGAAAGTTACCGACAGGCTTAAACCTATCAAACAGTTGATGCCTATTGTCAGTTCTGATCAAACTCAGATCTCCGGAAATGTAATATATATTGACAATTACGGAAATGTAGTTACCAACATATCGAAAAAACTCTTTAACGGTATCCAAAAAAACCGCAAGTTCGAGCTTTCGGCACGGAACCATAAGTTTACTGTTATTTATGACAAATACAGTGATATTGTCAACTTTAACCTTGATGATAATAAACGGGATTACGACGGTAAAAAATTGGCTATATTTAATTCTCAGAACAATATAGAGATCGCCATATACAGAAGTAATCTCAATACCGTAGGGGGAGCTTCGTCCCTGCTTGGCCTTGATTACAGAGATACGGTAAGTATTAAATTTATTGAAGACTAG
- a CDS encoding HU family DNA-binding protein, whose product MNKTELIDAMAADAGITKAAAKKALESFLGNVEGTLKKGGRVSLVGFGSWSVSKRSAREGRNPQTGKTIKIAAKNVVKFKAGADLSGAVN is encoded by the coding sequence ATGAACAAAACAGAATTAATTGATGCTATGGCAGCCGATGCCGGCATCACAAAAGCAGCAGCTAAAAAAGCATTAGAATCATTTTTAGGTAATGTAGAAGGTACTTTAAAAAAGGGAGGCAGAGTTTCTTTGGTAGGTTTCGGTTCTTGGTCTGTGTCTAAAAGATCTGCAAGAGAAGGTAGAAATCCACAAACCGGTAAAACTATCAAAATTGCTGCTAAAAATGTAGTTAAGTTTAAAGCTGGTGCTGATCTTTCTGGCGCTGTAAACTAA
- a CDS encoding aminotransferase class IV — MINFNGNTLADDSKFLNHTNRGFRYGDGLFETLKVVNSKILFWEDHYFRLMSSMRILRMEIPMEFTLEFLEKEILGLVKVNKLENTTARIRFTVFRDAEGFYLPENNNVGYTIEAVEITNPFYVINDLPYEVELFKDHYVEPGLLSTLKTGNKLINIVGSVFAKENDYNNCLLVNNSKNVVEALNGNLFLVKGNEIKTPPLSDGCLNGIMRRQLISILGSVEEYELKEESISPFELQKADELFITNVIIGIQPITKYRKKTYRTNVVKSIVGKLNVKVRLS, encoded by the coding sequence ATGATTAACTTTAACGGGAATACTTTAGCAGACGACAGTAAGTTTTTAAATCATACCAACAGGGGCTTCCGGTATGGCGACGGTTTATTCGAAACTTTAAAAGTAGTGAACTCCAAGATCCTTTTCTGGGAAGATCACTATTTCAGGTTAATGTCATCCATGCGTATTTTAAGAATGGAAATACCGATGGAATTTACACTCGAGTTTTTAGAAAAAGAAATTCTTGGTCTTGTTAAGGTCAATAAACTTGAAAATACTACAGCAAGAATTCGTTTTACTGTGTTCAGGGATGCAGAAGGTTTTTACCTTCCGGAAAACAACAATGTCGGCTATACCATTGAAGCTGTTGAAATAACAAACCCATTTTATGTTATTAACGACCTGCCCTATGAGGTGGAATTGTTTAAAGACCATTATGTTGAACCCGGTTTGCTTTCTACTTTAAAGACCGGCAATAAGCTGATAAACATAGTGGGAAGTGTGTTTGCAAAAGAGAATGATTATAACAATTGCCTTTTGGTTAACAATAGCAAGAATGTGGTGGAAGCTTTAAACGGGAATTTATTTTTGGTAAAAGGGAATGAAATAAAGACGCCCCCATTGTCTGACGGATGTCTGAATGGGATCATGAGGAGGCAGCTTATCAGTATACTGGGATCTGTTGAGGAGTATGAGTTAAAGGAAGAATCAATTTCTCCTTTTGAGCTTCAGAAAGCAGATGAGTTATTTATTACCAATGTAATTATCGGGATACAACCGATAACCAAATACCGTAAAAAAACGTATCGTACAAATGTGGTCAAGAGTATTGTAGGAAAGTTGAATGTAAAAGTAAGGCTGTCTTAG
- a CDS encoding putative quinol monooxygenase, translating into MFVRIVKMHFEEDKIEDFLSHFHKNKQYIRNFNGCRFLELYQDKNQPNIFFTYSYWEHEDDLEKYRHSELFKKVWKTTKEWFNAKPEAWSVHKVVSLP; encoded by the coding sequence ATGTTTGTAAGGATTGTAAAAATGCATTTTGAAGAAGATAAGATTGAAGATTTCTTATCGCATTTCCATAAAAACAAACAATATATACGAAACTTTAACGGATGTCGTTTCTTAGAATTATATCAAGATAAAAATCAGCCTAACATCTTTTTCACCTATAGCTATTGGGAACACGAAGATGATCTGGAAAAATACAGGCACTCAGAGCTTTTTAAAAAGGTTTGGAAAACCACAAAAGAATGGTTTAATGCAAAACCGGAAGCTTGGAGTGTACATAAAGTTGTAAGTTTACCATAG
- the gldG gene encoding gliding motility-associated ABC transporter substrate-binding protein GldG — protein MNYYKKHSKSVILTIVVLIIVHFISNRFYCRIDLTQDQRYTVSETTKDIIKTLDKPVVIDILLAGDLQPEFRKLQTEVKQLLEEFTATNRLIQFNFVDPLEDDRDKNKTITGLQQLGLTPLNVTVSEGSKVSQEFIFPWAVANLENQSVKVSLLKNKLGATSEERVNNSVQQLEYVFADAIKKLTIREKKKIAVLRGNGELEDIYLSDFLTTLRDYYKIAPFTLDSVSNNPQKTLEDLKEYDLTIIAKPTERFSEEEKYVLDQYTMHGGKSIWLIDQTVAELDSLFNDQGKSIAFPRDLNLNDLFFKYGIRINPVLVKDLYFTQIVLASGTGNDSQYNPLPWFYSPMVFSDNSHPVNNNIEALRFQFANSIDTIKSSTKKTILLSSSPLSKTEGTPREISLDIIGRQPDKNSYNNGNQPLAVLLEGSFNSAYQNRIKPFNTTNPKNTGDDTKMIVIADGDLIGNQIRNGRPLELGYDKWTNNFYGNKEFLLNSVNYMLDDSGLINIRSKKVELPFLDTEKVANSKKLWQLVNTGVPVILLLISGWIFNLIRRKKHTS, from the coding sequence TTGAACTATTATAAAAAACATAGCAAATCGGTTATTTTAACAATTGTTGTTCTCATAATTGTTCATTTTATTTCGAATAGATTTTACTGCAGAATAGACCTTACCCAGGATCAAAGATATACTGTTTCTGAAACTACAAAAGATATTATAAAAACCCTTGATAAACCGGTAGTCATTGATATCCTTCTGGCAGGCGACCTGCAACCGGAATTCAGAAAACTACAAACAGAGGTCAAGCAACTCTTAGAGGAGTTTACTGCTACAAACCGTCTTATTCAGTTTAATTTTGTAGATCCGTTAGAGGATGATCGGGATAAGAATAAAACGATTACCGGTCTTCAGCAATTGGGTTTAACCCCTCTAAACGTTACTGTCAGTGAAGGCAGCAAAGTATCGCAGGAATTTATCTTTCCCTGGGCTGTAGCCAATCTGGAAAATCAATCGGTTAAAGTTTCATTGCTGAAAAACAAGCTAGGTGCCACCTCCGAAGAACGTGTAAACAATTCTGTACAGCAGTTGGAATATGTATTTGCTGATGCCATTAAAAAACTAACCATCAGGGAAAAGAAGAAAATAGCTGTTTTAAGGGGTAATGGCGAACTTGAAGATATTTATCTATCTGACTTCCTGACCACACTAAGAGATTATTACAAAATAGCCCCTTTTACCTTGGATTCTGTCAGCAATAATCCTCAAAAAACACTAGAAGATTTAAAAGAGTACGATCTTACGATTATTGCCAAGCCCACTGAAAGGTTCAGCGAAGAAGAAAAATACGTCTTAGATCAATACACCATGCATGGAGGCAAGTCAATCTGGCTAATAGACCAGACCGTTGCCGAACTGGACAGCTTATTTAATGATCAGGGTAAATCGATTGCTTTCCCAAGGGATCTGAATCTGAATGACCTGTTCTTTAAATACGGAATACGGATCAATCCGGTGCTGGTGAAAGACCTGTATTTTACTCAAATTGTCTTGGCTTCAGGGACAGGAAATGACTCTCAGTACAATCCACTACCCTGGTTTTATTCACCAATGGTCTTTTCTGACAACAGCCACCCTGTCAACAATAATATCGAAGCTTTACGCTTTCAATTTGCCAATAGCATTGATACTATAAAAAGCAGCACCAAAAAAACTATTTTACTCAGCAGTTCTCCGTTATCAAAAACAGAAGGTACTCCAAGAGAGATCAGCTTGGATATTATCGGCCGGCAACCGGACAAAAATTCTTACAACAACGGAAACCAACCTCTGGCTGTACTCCTTGAAGGTTCGTTTAATTCGGCTTATCAAAATCGCATCAAACCGTTCAATACGACAAACCCAAAAAATACCGGCGACGACACCAAAATGATTGTAATTGCCGACGGTGATCTTATCGGGAATCAAATACGAAACGGAAGGCCCCTGGAATTAGGGTATGATAAATGGACCAATAATTTCTATGGCAACAAGGAATTTCTGTTAAATAGCGTAAATTATATGCTGGATGACAGCGGACTTATAAACATTCGCTCTAAAAAAGTTGAGCTGCCATTTCTGGACACGGAAAAAGTTGCCAACAGCAAAAAGCTTTGGCAGCTTGTAAATACAGGGGTTCCCGTTATTTTACTATTGATATCAGGATGGATTTTTAACCTTATCCGACGTAAAAAACACACATCTTAA
- the dnaN gene encoding DNA polymerase III subunit beta — protein MKFIVSSSYLLKQLQVLGGVINNSNTLPILDNFLFELDQNKLTVSASDLETTMSSELEVESDATGSIAVPARLLLDTLKTFPEQPLTFVTEDNNTIEISSNHGKYALAYADGEEFPKAVELTDPSATNMLGDVLATAISKTIFATGNDDLRPVMSGVFFQFSPENIRFVSTDAHKLVKYERSDIKASEVAEFIMPKKPLNLLKGILAGSESDVNIEYNESNAKFTFDNFELICRLIDGKYPNYEAVIPKENPNKLNIDRTQFLNSVKRVSIFSNKTTHQIRLKIAGAELNISAEDIDYSNKAEERLTCDYQGDDMQIGFNSRFLTEMLNNLNSNEVQLEMSLPNRAGILTPVDGLDEGEHITMLVMPVMLNN, from the coding sequence ATGAAATTTATAGTATCAAGTTCGTACTTATTAAAACAATTGCAAGTTTTGGGTGGTGTCATTAATAACAGTAACACCCTGCCTATTCTAGATAATTTCCTTTTTGAATTAGATCAAAATAAATTAACGGTATCTGCATCTGACCTGGAAACTACCATGAGTTCAGAATTAGAAGTTGAGTCTGATGCCACCGGTAGTATTGCCGTACCGGCACGTTTATTATTAGATACCCTGAAAACTTTTCCAGAGCAACCGTTAACGTTTGTTACCGAAGACAACAACACCATAGAGATTAGCTCTAACCACGGTAAATATGCTTTGGCATACGCAGACGGGGAAGAGTTCCCTAAAGCTGTTGAACTTACTGACCCCAGCGCGACAAATATGCTTGGTGATGTATTGGCAACTGCCATCAGTAAGACTATTTTTGCAACGGGAAATGATGATCTAAGACCTGTAATGAGCGGGGTATTTTTTCAGTTTTCACCTGAAAATATCCGTTTTGTATCTACCGACGCTCATAAGCTGGTAAAATACGAACGTTCGGATATAAAGGCTTCTGAGGTAGCTGAATTTATTATGCCTAAAAAGCCGCTTAATTTACTTAAAGGGATTCTGGCTGGTAGTGAAAGCGATGTTAATATAGAATACAATGAAAGTAATGCTAAGTTTACTTTTGATAATTTCGAATTGATCTGTCGTTTAATCGACGGAAAATATCCTAATTACGAAGCCGTTATCCCTAAAGAGAATCCTAATAAACTTAATATCGACAGAACACAGTTTTTGAATTCTGTAAAGCGTGTCTCCATATTCTCGAATAAAACAACACATCAGATTCGTCTGAAAATAGCCGGTGCCGAGCTTAACATCTCAGCAGAAGATATTGACTACAGTAACAAAGCTGAAGAAAGGCTTACGTGCGACTATCAGGGAGATGATATGCAAATAGGTTTCAACTCGCGTTTCCTGACAGAAATGCTCAATAATCTTAATTCTAATGAGGTGCAGCTTGAAATGAGCCTGCCAAACAGGGCCGGAATCTTAACTCCGGTTGATGGTTTAGATGAAGGAGAGCACATTACAATGCTGGTAATGCCGGTGATGCTGAACAACTAA
- a CDS encoding START-like domain-containing protein — translation MQDKVKYELEFPIHSSPQLLYQYISTPSGLSEWFADNVNSRGEMFTFIWDGSEEQAKLLKKKNGVLVKFQWVHNEDDSYFEMKIVVDEITKDVSLIVTDFVEEDEIDEAKMLWENQISDLKHVIGSV, via the coding sequence ATGCAAGATAAAGTAAAATACGAACTTGAATTCCCCATACACTCGTCTCCACAATTACTATATCAATATATATCTACGCCTTCCGGACTCTCTGAATGGTTTGCTGATAACGTAAATTCAAGAGGAGAGATGTTTACCTTTATTTGGGATGGTTCTGAAGAACAGGCAAAGCTGTTAAAAAAGAAAAACGGTGTTCTTGTAAAATTCCAATGGGTACACAATGAGGATGACAGTTATTTTGAAATGAAAATTGTCGTAGACGAAATTACCAAAGATGTATCATTGATTGTGACTGATTTTGTTGAAGAAGATGAAATAGACGAAGCAAAGATGTTGTGGGAAAATCAAATTTCAGATCTTAAACACGTAATCGGCTCTGTTTAA
- a CDS encoding YqgE/AlgH family protein codes for MVALKPKKGHLLIAEPSIIGDASFNRSVVLLAEHNEEGSIGFILNKPLEFRLNELIPDIRKNFLVYNGGPVEQDNLYFIHKVPDLIPGSVEISSGIYWGGDFEKIIDLINNGTIKESEIRFFLGYSGWAIFQLEKELTGNSWIVTENKYKSNVINKSANYFWKEKMIELGGDYLIWSNAPENPNLN; via the coding sequence ATGGTAGCCTTAAAGCCAAAAAAAGGACATTTGCTCATTGCAGAGCCATCTATAATTGGAGATGCATCTTTCAATAGATCTGTAGTGCTTCTGGCCGAACACAATGAAGAAGGTTCTATCGGATTCATTCTAAACAAACCACTAGAGTTCAGGCTCAATGAACTAATCCCGGATATCAGAAAAAATTTCTTAGTCTATAACGGGGGACCCGTAGAACAGGATAATCTTTACTTTATCCATAAGGTTCCTGATTTAATTCCAGGCAGCGTAGAGATTTCCAGCGGTATTTATTGGGGCGGCGATTTCGAAAAAATAATCGACCTCATCAATAACGGCACCATCAAGGAATCGGAAATACGGTTCTTTCTGGGGTATTCAGGTTGGGCTATCTTTCAATTAGAAAAAGAACTTACCGGAAATTCATGGATTGTTACCGAGAACAAATACAAGAGTAACGTTATAAACAAATCTGCCAACTATTTCTGGAAAGAAAAAATGATTGAACTTGGGGGCGATTACCTGATTTGGTCCAATGCTCCTGAAAACCCTAACTTAAACTAA
- a CDS encoding PhoH family protein → MNELVIELTEISPKGFFGTQNSNIELLKKYFPKLKIVARGNKIITYGDEEMLEEFDKRMDMLVTHFGKYNKLDEDTMERILSSTDLNGIEEAESEGEVLVHGVGGKLIRARTPNQKKLVELMSKNDMVFAIGPAGTGKTYTGVALAVKALKEKQVRRIILTRPAVEAGENLGFLPGDLKEKLDPYMQPLYDALRDMIPAEKLASYLEKGVIQIAPLAFMRGRTLDNAFVILDEAQNTTHSQMKMFLTRMGKNAKFMITGDPGQIDLPRRVISGLKEALLVLGNVKGVGVIYLDDKDVIRHRLVKSIIEAYKRIEHDNEF, encoded by the coding sequence TTGAACGAACTTGTAATTGAACTAACGGAAATCAGTCCAAAAGGTTTTTTTGGAACACAAAATTCTAATATTGAACTGTTAAAAAAATATTTTCCAAAACTTAAAATCGTAGCCAGGGGGAATAAGATAATAACTTATGGCGATGAAGAAATGCTTGAAGAGTTTGACAAGCGGATGGATATGCTGGTAACACACTTTGGGAAATATAACAAGCTTGACGAAGACACTATGGAACGTATATTGTCGAGTACCGATTTAAACGGTATAGAAGAAGCAGAAAGTGAAGGTGAAGTATTAGTGCACGGAGTAGGAGGGAAACTGATAAGGGCACGGACACCCAATCAAAAAAAGCTGGTAGAGTTAATGAGCAAAAACGATATGGTGTTTGCTATAGGACCGGCCGGTACAGGGAAGACATATACTGGGGTTGCCCTGGCAGTTAAAGCACTGAAAGAAAAGCAGGTAAGGAGGATTATTTTGACACGACCGGCAGTGGAAGCCGGTGAAAACCTTGGTTTTTTGCCCGGGGATTTAAAAGAAAAATTAGATCCTTATATGCAACCTCTATATGATGCCCTCAGAGATATGATTCCTGCCGAAAAGCTGGCTAGTTATCTGGAGAAAGGAGTCATTCAGATTGCACCCCTGGCCTTTATGAGAGGACGGACATTAGATAATGCCTTTGTAATATTGGATGAAGCACAAAATACGACGCATTCTCAAATGAAAATGTTTTTAACCCGTATGGGAAAAAATGCCAAGTTTATGATCACCGGTGATCCGGGTCAGATCGATCTGCCGAGAAGGGTTATTTCCGGATTAAAGGAGGCCCTGTTGGTATTGGGGAATGTAAAAGGGGTAGGTGTCATATATCTGGATGATAAAGATGTAATTCGACATCGTCTGGTGAAGAGTATTATAGAAGCCTATAAAAGAATAGAACACGATAATGAATTTTAG